The nucleotide sequence CGACCGCTCAGGCGTCGACCCGAAACGGCTGGTCTTCGAGATCACCGAGACCGCGGCCGTGACCAATCTGCAGCGTGCCGCCGATCTGATGCGCTCCCTGCGCGCGATCGGCTGCCGGTTCGCGCTCGACGATTTCGGCAGCGGCGTGAGTTCGTTCAGTTATCTCAAGCACCTGCCCTCGGACTTCGTGAAGATCGACGGCAAGCTGGTTCGCCACCTCACCGAAGACCCGGTCGAACATTCCATCATCGAAGCACTCAGCAAGGTCAGCCAGGCCGTCGGCCTGCGCACGGTGGCCGAACAGGTCGAGACCAAGGAACAACTCGATGCGCTGGAACGGATCGGCATCAATTATGTGCAGGGTTACTATATCGCGCGGCCCATGCCTTTCGAGCAGTTCATCGAAAGCATGAAGGTCGAGCCATAGGGCCTGCGGTCGTTTGACCCGCCGCGCCGCCGCGCTGCGCCCCGAAGTCGTGCCGACAAAGCGCCGGGACCGCCGTCATGCCGCGGGCGACGATCAAGCCCGGATGGCTCCCAATTTGAAGGCTGGCAACCCCGGCATGCAATACCCGTTCACGCCAACGCATCGCCTGCTGGCGCCCTGATCTTCCGTCTTATTTGCGCTCATTCGCGTGCATTGGCGGACAAGATGCCCTGACTTATCCCCCCCGGAGGGGTAATTCAGTGCCGCGTTGTCCCATTCGCTGTATCGCCTGATGCGGCTCATCCCCGCGCCGTGCCCGGGCACGAAAACCACTCGAAATCCCAGACACGAATTGACGTTGCAACAGACCCTAGTCAATGCCTTTAAAACTGTATATAAATACAGTCATGCAAACACGTGAACCCAACCCGAGTAACAACAGTCCGGCGGCCGCGCTGGAGGCGCGCTGGCAACGATTCGGTGTGCACCGTGCCAGCCGCGCCGCGGCACCCCTGACCTGGTCGAGCGGCTGGCCCTGGCTCGATGCGCTGCTGCCCGGCGGGGGCTATCCTCTGGCCGCGGTCACGGAATTTCTGGTGGAATCCGCCGGCCGGGGCGAACTCAGCCTGCTTCTCGCGGCGCTCAAACCCCGGCTGGAAGCCTGGCCCGATAGCCGGCTGGTCTTCGTCGAACCGCCGCATCGGCTGAATGCTCCCGCACTGGACGGCGCCGGCATTGATCGCGCACGCGTTCCGGTCATTCGCTGCCGCGACACCGCCGAGAGAGTCTGGAGCATCGAGCAGCTGGCGGCGGCCGGCGGTTTCGTGGCCTTCGTGCTCTGGGACGATAATCTGGATACGCCGGCATTGCGTCGCCTGCAGCTGGCCAGCGAAAAAGCCGGCGGCCCCGTTTTCGTCTA is from Salinisphaera sp. LB1 and encodes:
- the imuA gene encoding translesion DNA synthesis-associated protein ImuA, with amino-acid sequence MQTREPNPSNNSPAAALEARWQRFGVHRASRAAAPLTWSSGWPWLDALLPGGGYPLAAVTEFLVESAGRGELSLLLAALKPRLEAWPDSRLVFVEPPHRLNAPALDGAGIDRARVPVIRCRDTAERVWSIEQLAAAGGFVAFVLWDDNLDTPALRRLQLASEKAGGPVFVYRDLACARHRSPAALRLAIQSRNGRQKIEVLKCRGPAGGTADGLKAARDRGWAPVQGTVVPTEAANRESAPMTGTGTPRTAGPGSAGPGTTMNANAPGRSYTR